A stretch of Methanocalculus natronophilus DNA encodes these proteins:
- a CDS encoding nucleotidyltransferase domain-containing protein, which translates to MIPEFNTFAGNKILKWHLMNPDSRLHINELARELGISPSTVLRYANLFQKAGIVTIHRIGTAHQIILNNEKPLVKELKKCAILLLLNEYGIEEIAREISKDFSGESSGESSGESSGESSGEGSGEVSREFFGDDSGEREKDTAEHVSRDMSGDNARRTEINVVSENDESTYPVSDHGGSPNIISVALYGSAASGTFNDTSDLDILVIGEVDHVDKDKILSIQEKIGRPIQLTVIPWYRFERKKKEGDPFVQSVLENHILLFGAEL; encoded by the coding sequence ATGATTCCTGAGTTCAATACCTTTGCCGGTAACAAAATCCTGAAGTGGCATTTGATGAATCCTGATTCCAGGCTTCATATCAATGAGCTGGCCCGGGAGCTGGGCATCTCTCCATCAACAGTATTGCGATATGCCAATCTATTCCAGAAGGCCGGGATTGTTACCATACATAGAATCGGAACTGCCCACCAGATCATCCTTAATAACGAAAAGCCACTGGTAAAGGAGTTAAAAAAGTGTGCCATACTCCTTCTCCTGAATGAATACGGTATTGAGGAGATTGCCAGGGAGATTTCCAAGGATTTTTCCGGGGAGAGTTCCGGGGAGAGTTCCGGGGAGAGTTCCGGGGAGAGTTCCGGGGAGGGTTCCGGGGAGGTTTCCAGGGAGTTTTTCGGAGATGATTCCGGAGAGAGAGAAAAAGATACTGCTGAGCATGTTTCCAGAGATATGTCCGGTGATAACGCCAGAAGAACTGAAATAAATGTCGTCTCGGAGAATGATGAATCCACATATCCGGTATCTGATCATGGGGGATCTCCGAATATAATATCGGTTGCATTGTACGGGAGTGCTGCATCAGGCACATTCAATGATACAAGTGATCTGGATATCCTTGTCATTGGTGAAGTAGACCATGTGGATAAGGATAAGATCCTCAGCATTCAGGAGAAGATTGGAAGGCCAATACAGCTCACCGTCATTCCATGGTATCGATTTGAAAGGAAGAAAAAAGAAGGCGATCCTTTTGTACAAAGCGTTCTTGAAAACCACATACTTCTCTTTGGAGCCGAGCTATGA
- a CDS encoding type II restriction enzyme encodes MTTKMNKAWNQVFQTLNLLDTIEANGYVEISATNLKEIGGREPRLLAKHDTIQSRPEIFKKQHLSILPIKNGEYVIYKDGEIKSYFQYKNIFDEVPWELYDPSPESDTIETLQIGSISSEFQAIDYANIASLLKKFTNESYLHLTIRGRLHSGIFSLHLPESNTQIVVDGVQIEVDSGYEGQNGIYLIEAKIGKRDDFHIRQLYYPWKEWSEKTNKPIIPIFFVYSNGIFYLSKFKFGKRFGDLEITELRSFSINEDPKLDVNLEEYINSVPVDAFEHESIPFPQANDVDKIIDIITLYGEDLKTKDQISEYFDFDERQGDYYANAAVYLDFLQRDRNNTSSFLLTDYGKEIKRCSNRRCRNRLFIIQLLKRPSFRSAIQLLSESGFNPKDIDSTDLARIIKENNPRYNLVTSKRRASTVKAWMKWISVNVNFV; translated from the coding sequence ATGACCACAAAAATGAATAAGGCATGGAATCAGGTTTTTCAAACCCTAAATTTACTCGATACTATTGAAGCTAATGGATACGTTGAGATTTCTGCAACAAACCTAAAGGAGATTGGGGGGAGAGAGCCTCGTCTACTAGCTAAGCATGATACAATTCAATCACGACCAGAAATATTTAAAAAGCAACATTTATCCATCCTTCCTATTAAAAATGGAGAATATGTCATTTATAAAGATGGTGAAATAAAATCATACTTCCAATACAAAAACATCTTTGATGAAGTACCCTGGGAATTATATGATCCATCTCCTGAGTCGGATACCATTGAAACCCTACAAATTGGTTCAATCTCCAGCGAATTCCAGGCAATTGATTATGCAAATATTGCATCCCTTTTGAAAAAGTTCACTAATGAGTCGTATTTACATCTTACAATAAGGGGTAGGCTTCATTCAGGTATTTTTTCATTACATTTACCTGAAAGCAACACTCAAATCGTCGTTGATGGAGTACAAATAGAAGTTGATTCCGGTTATGAGGGGCAGAATGGTATTTATCTAATAGAGGCTAAGATTGGAAAGCGGGACGATTTCCATATTCGGCAACTCTACTATCCATGGAAAGAGTGGTCAGAAAAAACTAACAAACCAATAATTCCAATATTCTTTGTCTATTCAAATGGAATCTTTTATCTCTCAAAATTTAAGTTTGGGAAGCGTTTTGGCGACCTTGAGATCACAGAACTGCGATCATTCTCAATTAATGAAGATCCGAAATTAGACGTAAATCTGGAGGAATACATTAATTCAGTGCCAGTAGATGCCTTTGAACATGAATCAATTCCTTTTCCTCAAGCAAATGATGTTGATAAGATTATTGACATCATCACATTGTATGGTGAAGATTTGAAAACCAAGGATCAAATATCTGAATATTTTGATTTTGATGAGCGACAGGGCGACTATTATGCAAATGCCGCAGTTTATCTTGACTTTCTCCAACGGGATCGAAATAATACCAGTTCTTTCCTTTTAACGGATTATGGAAAGGAAATTAAGCGTTGTTCAAATCGTAGATGTCGTAACCGGCTATTCATCATTCAATTATTAAAGCGACCATCATTTCGATCTGCAATACAATTATTAAGTGAATCCGGCTTCAATCCAAAGGATATCGATTCGACCGATCTTGCACGGATTATCAAAGAGAATAATCCAAGATATAATCTTGTTACATCAAAAAGAAGGGCCTCAACAGTAAAAGCCTGGATGAAATGGATTTCGGTGAATGTGAATTTTGTATAA
- a CDS encoding DNA adenine methylase, producing MPETNAKPFLKWAGGKTQLREEFVKRVPKELKNGEISTFIEPFIGGGAVYFCFNEMFSFEECHIFDINEELILAYNVVKRNVEDLIDYLCGITEEFISKDDDGRKEYYYSVRTEFNKVKPDFNYKRYSKSWIPRAGDLIFLNKTCFNGLFRVNAKGDFNVPYGSYKNPKIVHPDILRADSEILQNTRIHLGDFTKSSRYITEYSFVYFDPPYRPLSSTASFTNYSKNGFDDSEQKRLAEFFTKCDRKKAKLMLSNSDPKNINPEDNFFDELYAQYTIERVPARRMINSDASKRGEINEIIVMNY from the coding sequence ATGCCAGAAACCAATGCAAAGCCGTTCCTCAAATGGGCAGGGGGAAAAACCCAATTGCGAGAGGAATTTGTCAAAAGAGTTCCCAAAGAACTTAAAAATGGCGAGATATCCACATTTATTGAGCCATTCATTGGTGGAGGGGCAGTTTATTTTTGCTTTAATGAAATGTTTTCATTTGAAGAATGCCACATCTTTGATATTAATGAAGAGTTGATTCTCGCATATAATGTAGTTAAACGTAATGTTGAAGATCTAATAGATTATCTCTGTGGAATCACTGAGGAATTCATATCAAAAGATGATGATGGAAGAAAAGAGTATTATTATTCGGTTCGGACAGAATTTAACAAAGTAAAACCCGATTTTAATTATAAAAGGTATAGCAAATCATGGATTCCAAGAGCAGGCGATTTAATTTTTTTAAATAAAACCTGTTTCAATGGCTTATTCAGAGTGAATGCAAAAGGAGATTTTAATGTTCCATATGGCAGCTATAAAAACCCAAAAATCGTTCACCCTGATATATTAAGAGCTGATTCTGAGATTCTGCAAAATACTAGGATTCATCTTGGCGATTTTACAAAGTCATCCAGATATATCACTGAATATTCATTTGTTTATTTTGATCCTCCTTATCGACCTCTGAGTTCAACTGCATCATTTACCAACTATTCCAAGAATGGATTTGATGACTCAGAGCAGAAGAGACTAGCAGAATTCTTTACAAAATGCGATAGAAAGAAAGCTAAACTGATGCTAAGCAACTCAGACCCAAAAAATATTAATCCAGAGGATAATTTTTTTGATGAGCTCTATGCTCAATATACCATTGAGCGGGTACCAGCCAGAAGGATGATCAACTCCGATGCAAGTAAGCGAGGAGAAATCAATGAAATTATCGTAATGAACTACTGA
- a CDS encoding restriction endonuclease, whose translation MIKNDQEGDDTMPVPDFQSLMLPVLKCVADGREHTTKEVRQMMAERLKLSDEDLAELLPSGNQSTFDNRAGWAMTYLKKSGLLKSPKRAIVRITDRGKEVLQQNPEKIDMKFLEQYEEYQEFKALRHDKSRTVPVTGKDTSSPDLTPEETLENSYQDLRNQLADELLERVKQCPPEFFEKLVVHLLVAMGYGGSRSDAGRAVGKSGDGGIDGIIKEDRLGLDVVNIQAKRWQNTVGRPDIQAFVGSLAGSRAKKGVFITTSQFSGEARDYVNFIEQKVVLIDGEQLAQLMIDFDIGVSKEAEYVVKKIDFDYFEGN comes from the coding sequence TTGATAAAGAATGACCAGGAAGGAGATGATACCATGCCCGTGCCTGATTTTCAATCATTGATGCTGCCCGTGCTGAAATGTGTCGCAGACGGAAGGGAGCATACTACCAAAGAAGTTCGCCAGATGATGGCAGAGAGACTGAAGCTCTCAGATGAAGATCTCGCAGAACTTCTTCCAAGCGGTAACCAGTCAACCTTTGATAACAGGGCCGGGTGGGCGATGACCTATTTAAAGAAATCCGGCTTGCTTAAAAGTCCAAAACGTGCGATCGTGAGGATTACCGACCGCGGCAAAGAGGTTTTGCAACAGAATCCAGAAAAAATTGATATGAAGTTCCTCGAACAATACGAAGAATACCAGGAATTCAAGGCGCTTCGCCATGATAAAAGCAGGACTGTGCCCGTAACCGGTAAAGATACTTCCTCCCCCGATTTAACCCCTGAAGAAACTCTAGAAAACAGCTACCAGGACCTCCGCAACCAGCTCGCCGATGAGCTCCTGGAGCGAGTCAAACAATGTCCGCCCGAGTTTTTTGAGAAACTTGTGGTGCATCTTCTCGTTGCAATGGGCTATGGAGGATCACGGAGCGATGCAGGCCGGGCGGTTGGAAAGAGTGGCGATGGCGGTATCGACGGGATTATCAAAGAAGATAGGCTGGGTCTTGATGTTGTAAATATCCAGGCAAAACGGTGGCAGAACACGGTTGGCAGGCCGGATATCCAGGCATTTGTTGGAAGTCTGGCCGGGAGCAGGGCAAAGAAAGGTGTCTTCATTACAACATCGCAATTCTCTGGAGAGGCGCGTGATTATGTCAATTTCATCGAGCAGAAGGTGGTGCTCATTGATGGTGAGCAGCTTGCCCAGCTAATGATCGATTTCGATATTGGCGTTTCGAAAGAAGCAGAATATGTGGTCAAAAAGATCGATTTTGACTATTTTGAGGGGAATTAG
- a CDS encoding PQQ-dependent sugar dehydrogenase, whose amino-acid sequence MSLEGQERQQVGLDLVAEGFIGPVGLTSPDDGSGRLFVVDLIGEIRIIDENGTLLEEPFLNIRDQLVELRLSFDERGLLGLAFHPDFAESGRFFIYYSAPLREGAPEGWDHTSRISEFNLLAEDENRADPTSERVILEVDQPQLNHNSGSIAFGPDGYLYIPLGDGGGGGDVGRGHPPEGHGQNTTTLLGSILRIDIDGEEPYEIPDDNPFIGDDEVLDEIYAYGLRNPWHMTFDAGGKNHLFAADVGEALWESVNIIEEGGNYGWNLKEGSHAFDPENPWESPEEVPETGYRGEPLIDPIIEYPHANQPGGLGISIIGGYVYRGTAILEFEGRYIFADWNRAGGDGNGLILIATPPEENITEKMWEFTELVPVPYQAIGAYILAIGQDADHELYILTTQNSGPSGETGRVYRLIPPPEDPEPSPAPGFCLFAALFGIIVAYTMRKW is encoded by the coding sequence ATGTCGCTGGAGGGGCAGGAGCGGCAGCAGGTAGGCCTGGATCTTGTTGCCGAGGGATTCATCGGACCGGTCGGTCTCACTTCACCAGATGATGGAAGCGGGAGGCTCTTTGTGGTGGATCTGATCGGCGAGATCCGGATCATTGATGAGAACGGCACCCTGCTTGAGGAGCCTTTCCTGAATATCAGGGATCAGCTCGTCGAGCTGCGACTATCTTTCGATGAGCGCGGGCTGCTTGGTCTCGCATTCCATCCGGACTTCGCCGAGAGCGGCAGATTCTTTATCTACTACAGCGCCCCGCTCAGGGAAGGAGCGCCAGAGGGATGGGATCATACCAGCCGGATATCAGAATTCAATCTTCTGGCAGAAGATGAGAATCGTGCAGACCCCACATCCGAGCGGGTGATCCTGGAGGTCGACCAGCCACAGCTCAATCACAATTCCGGATCGATTGCCTTTGGCCCTGACGGCTATCTATACATACCTCTTGGCGATGGCGGTGGTGGCGGCGATGTCGGTAGAGGCCACCCACCGGAAGGCCACGGACAGAACACCACCACACTGCTTGGTAGCATTCTCCGGATAGATATCGATGGTGAGGAGCCCTATGAGATTCCGGACGACAACCCGTTTATCGGAGATGATGAGGTGCTGGATGAGATATATGCCTACGGACTGCGTAATCCCTGGCACATGACCTTTGATGCAGGCGGAAAGAACCATCTCTTTGCCGCCGATGTCGGGGAGGCCCTGTGGGAGTCAGTAAATATCATTGAAGAAGGCGGCAACTATGGCTGGAATCTCAAGGAGGGAAGTCATGCTTTCGATCCAGAGAACCCGTGGGAGTCTCCTGAAGAAGTGCCGGAAACAGGCTACCGCGGTGAGCCCCTGATCGATCCAATCATCGAGTATCCACATGCCAATCAGCCTGGTGGCCTTGGAATATCTATTATAGGCGGATATGTTTACCGTGGTACTGCCATTCTGGAATTCGAGGGACGCTACATCTTCGCGGACTGGAACAGGGCGGGTGGCGATGGCAATGGCCTCATCTTAATCGCAACCCCTCCTGAAGAGAATATCACAGAAAAAATGTGGGAGTTTACGGAACTCGTGCCGGTTCCCTACCAGGCAATTGGCGCCTACATCCTGGCAATCGGACAGGATGCAGACCATGAACTCTATATCCTGACCACTCAGAACAGCGGGCCGTCCGGAGAAACGGGCAGGGTCTACCGCCTCATTCCGCCTCCTGAAGATCCCGAACCGAGCCCGGCACCAGGATTTTGTTTGTTTGCGGCCCTTTTTGGAATTATTGTCGCATATACTATGCGAAAATGGTGA
- a CDS encoding LiaF transmembrane domain-containing protein: MQRISYQVIIGAILLILGGLLLLRATGIYDTGEFLVYAPSLIVLFAVIALFKSSFQFLSGPVVLIVIFGTIQAVALDYLSPDVILPVIIIAVGLGFIFNRVRRPSTGESTDQATDTVELMAVLGGVESRSISKSFRGGEMLAIFGGVDLDLRDAGISDPPAEIQVFTLFGGTEIRVPEDWNVRLNVLPVLGSAEDERRRPTFPEDTGAEKTRAGPNLVITGFVAFGGVSVMD, encoded by the coding sequence ATGCAACGCATCTCCTACCAGGTCATCATCGGGGCAATCCTCCTCATTCTCGGGGGATTGCTCCTCCTCAGGGCAACCGGTATCTATGATACCGGAGAGTTCCTTGTCTATGCACCGTCACTGATCGTCCTCTTTGCGGTAATCGCACTTTTCAAGAGCAGCTTTCAGTTCTTATCCGGGCCAGTCGTCCTGATCGTCATCTTCGGCACAATCCAGGCTGTTGCTCTTGATTATCTCTCCCCGGATGTCATCCTCCCCGTCATCATCATCGCAGTCGGTCTCGGCTTCATCTTCAACCGGGTGAGACGCCCATCAACTGGGGAATCAACTGATCAGGCAACTGATACGGTCGAGCTGATGGCAGTCCTCGGTGGTGTCGAGAGCAGGAGCATCTCGAAGAGCTTCAGAGGGGGTGAGATGCTCGCTATTTTTGGGGGTGTGGATCTCGACCTCCGGGATGCGGGCATCAGCGATCCGCCTGCAGAGATCCAGGTCTTCACCCTCTTTGGCGGCACCGAGATCCGGGTGCCCGAAGACTGGAATGTCCGGTTGAATGTCCTGCCGGTGCTCGGCTCAGCAGAGGATGAACGGCGGCGGCCAACATTTCCAGAAGATACTGGTGCAGAAAAAACGCGGGCTGGTCCAAATCTTGTCATCACCGGCTTTGTTGCATTCGGTGGCGTCTCGGTAATGGATTAA
- a CDS encoding winged helix-turn-helix domain-containing protein, which yields MSGKRPVGRRTVYEIYWEILVFCRKPQSFTGIINRCDINSKTGQEYIAFLLERGYLTEETDGTRKRYLSTESAGEYIALFNSLYRKLFDSAPGFKL from the coding sequence ATGAGCGGAAAGCGGCCTGTCGGGAGAAGGACTGTCTATGAAATCTACTGGGAGATCCTGGTCTTCTGCAGAAAGCCGCAGTCCTTTACGGGCATCATCAACCGTTGCGACATCAACTCAAAAACCGGACAGGAGTATATCGCATTCCTGCTTGAACGGGGCTACCTCACTGAAGAGACGGATGGCACAAGGAAACGGTATCTCTCCACCGAGAGTGCCGGGGAGTATATTGCCCTCTTCAACTCCCTGTATCGGAAACTCTTTGATAGTGCTCCGGGCTTCAAACTATGA
- a CDS encoding class I SAM-dependent methyltransferase: MNSFETRQQELYSLLQNPATKNSLAFEGTWVADSETGERFPIRDGIPVVLREDDLFGWNKKMQRGYSWFSHLYDLLYATNLGNIQKWLDELAGIIDITDGDAVLETSVGTGQQIRNLARSGVSARFFGNDITFGMLRKCQHNCRKWGIDSGLVQGNAETLPFQDGIFDVVFHIGGINFFNEKEAAIQEMIRVAKPGASIYLSDESAAFQEKTPIGSFMPKAETGVYDPPVNLISDSMLNCKTYELWDSLFWMVSFEKPE; encoded by the coding sequence ATGAATTCTTTTGAAACAAGGCAGCAGGAGCTCTACTCCCTGCTTCAAAATCCAGCAACCAAAAACAGCCTGGCATTTGAGGGAACATGGGTTGCAGATAGTGAGACAGGGGAGCGTTTCCCCATCCGGGACGGGATACCGGTTGTTTTGAGAGAGGATGATCTCTTTGGGTGGAATAAAAAGATGCAGCGGGGATATTCCTGGTTCAGCCACCTCTACGATCTGCTGTATGCAACAAATCTTGGAAATATCCAAAAATGGCTTGACGAACTGGCCGGGATAATCGATATTACAGATGGTGACGCTGTCCTTGAGACATCTGTTGGCACCGGCCAGCAGATAAGAAACCTTGCCAGAAGCGGCGTTTCTGCTCGCTTTTTTGGGAATGACATCACGTTTGGGATGCTCCGAAAGTGCCAGCACAACTGCAGGAAGTGGGGTATTGATAGTGGGCTTGTGCAGGGGAATGCAGAGACACTTCCGTTTCAGGACGGTATCTTTGATGTCGTCTTCCATATCGGTGGAATAAACTTCTTTAATGAGAAGGAGGCTGCGATTCAGGAGATGATCCGGGTTGCAAAACCGGGTGCATCGATCTATCTCTCTGATGAGTCGGCAGCGTTTCAGGAGAAGACACCCATTGGCAGTTTTATGCCAAAGGCTGAGACAGGAGTCTATGATCCGCCGGTGAACCTGATTTCTGATTCCATGCTCAATTGCAAAACATATGAGCTCTGGGATTCACTGTTCTGGATGGTCTCTTTTGAGAAACCGGAATAA
- a CDS encoding metal-dependent hydrolase, with amino-acid sequence MRGSDHIAISTGSGLLLAAPFLQISPVACIVFLSGTVIGSLLPDADATDSKLNYMDGIAQVFSLIMRPLIMPLTRLLFFLLRQPFDPGHRGSMHTIPGVLVYSLILSSIFAAILLLIRYWHGILVFFFFGLLFGGLLHILEDSCTKSGVKPFYPFSTRKYTGTISTGSRREERPGYYATALFIAGGGVIVTGYTHDLQVLPMAALSLALFFSFWMLIIWISRW; translated from the coding sequence ATGCGTGGGTCTGACCATATAGCAATTAGTACAGGCAGCGGTCTGCTGCTGGCAGCTCCGTTTCTGCAGATCAGTCCGGTTGCCTGTATCGTCTTTCTCAGTGGCACTGTTATCGGATCGCTTCTGCCTGATGCTGATGCCACTGACTCAAAACTCAACTATATGGACGGGATAGCGCAGGTTTTCAGCCTGATTATGCGGCCCCTGATCATGCCACTGACCCGGCTTCTCTTTTTTCTTCTCAGGCAGCCTTTTGATCCCGGCCACCGTGGCTCGATGCATACCATCCCCGGTGTGCTTGTCTACTCGCTGATCCTCTCTTCCATTTTTGCAGCCATTCTTCTTCTGATCAGGTACTGGCATGGCATCCTGGTCTTCTTCTTCTTTGGCCTTCTCTTCGGAGGCTTACTCCATATACTTGAAGACTCCTGCACAAAATCAGGGGTGAAGCCGTTTTATCCTTTTTCTACGAGGAAGTATACAGGCACCATCAGTACCGGAAGCAGGCGAGAGGAGAGGCCGGGCTACTATGCAACAGCTCTCTTTATTGCGGGAGGTGGAGTGATAGTCACAGGATATACCCATGATCTCCAGGTTCTCCCTATGGCGGCACTCTCACTTGCCCTGTTCTTCTCTTTCTGGATGCTGATCATCTGGATATCCAGATGGTAA
- a CDS encoding MFS transporter has protein sequence MHNYEEKLSERQYMLILISISMALFMASLDGTIVNIALPTISHIFDLPTTTVAWVATIYLLTLTGCFLIFGKLADRIGFRRIFISGFFIFTIGSFFCGFLPEFLDSFLALLGSRVLQAVGGAMIAAMAPAMVAAFFPLNRKGKAMGIITIFAALGTAIGPIVGGFLTQYLSWNWIFYINIPVGILAILLGMYAIPYKPPATTSHSPFDYPGAVLVFSGLGFLILAVSIGASVGWTSPVVLGAFAVSLLSLCILASHELKTADPILDFRLFKKRNFVLANLILVITFFLFGGVNYLMPFFLTIVKNLDPSTAGLILASLSVALMISGFLSGRLINRIGNRRCCIIGSLFLSAGYLMIAFFSSDISIHYIIIALGMVGLGLGLVYPPGTNMVMWMAARDKHGMVSSLLNVERSAPLTLGIAFFSMLFVQAMLFVAQHREITEASPAALQIQVVVAGFDLVFVLIFFISILVVLLSFLSKDEIHPDNLDDTAESMVVV, from the coding sequence ATGCACAATTATGAGGAGAAGCTATCAGAGCGCCAGTACATGCTGATCCTGATCTCCATCTCAATGGCACTTTTTATGGCGTCACTTGATGGAACAATCGTCAATATTGCTCTTCCAACCATATCGCATATCTTTGATCTCCCAACCACAACCGTTGCCTGGGTAGCGACGATCTACCTCCTCACCCTGACAGGCTGCTTTCTTATCTTTGGCAAACTGGCAGACAGAATAGGATTCAGGCGGATATTCATATCCGGGTTCTTCATCTTTACCATTGGCTCATTCTTTTGTGGCTTCCTACCTGAGTTTCTTGACTCATTCCTGGCTCTCCTCGGCTCCCGGGTACTGCAGGCAGTCGGCGGAGCAATGATTGCTGCGATGGCGCCTGCCATGGTTGCGGCATTCTTCCCCCTGAATAGGAAAGGAAAGGCAATGGGAATCATAACGATCTTTGCAGCACTTGGGACGGCAATAGGGCCAATTGTTGGGGGGTTCCTGACCCAGTATCTCTCGTGGAACTGGATCTTCTATATCAACATCCCTGTCGGTATCCTGGCGATACTCCTTGGAATGTATGCGATTCCATACAAACCGCCAGCAACAACCAGCCACTCGCCATTTGACTATCCCGGTGCTGTTCTCGTCTTCTCAGGTCTTGGTTTTTTAATCCTTGCCGTCAGTATCGGTGCATCAGTTGGATGGACAAGTCCGGTCGTCCTTGGTGCATTTGCGGTATCGCTTCTCTCGCTCTGTATCCTGGCTTCCCACGAACTCAAAACAGCTGACCCCATTCTCGATTTCAGGCTCTTCAAAAAGAGAAACTTTGTTCTGGCCAACCTCATCCTGGTCATCACCTTCTTCCTGTTTGGCGGGGTCAATTACCTCATGCCCTTCTTCCTCACCATCGTCAAGAATCTTGACCCCTCAACTGCCGGGCTCATCCTCGCCTCACTCTCGGTTGCACTGATGATAAGCGGCTTTCTCTCAGGCAGGCTCATCAACAGGATTGGAAACAGGAGATGCTGTATCATCGGGTCGCTCTTCCTCTCTGCAGGGTACCTGATGATCGCCTTCTTCTCATCTGACATCAGTATTCACTATATCATAATCGCACTTGGCATGGTTGGCCTGGGTCTTGGGCTCGTCTATCCGCCCGGCACCAACATGGTCATGTGGATGGCAGCACGGGACAAACACGGCATGGTATCAAGCCTGTTGAATGTCGAACGCTCCGCCCCCCTGACCCTTGGGATCGCCTTCTTCAGCATGCTGTTTGTTCAGGCAATGCTGTTTGTTGCCCAACACCGTGAGATCACCGAGGCATCTCCGGCAGCCCTGCAGATTCAGGTCGTTGTCGCGGGCTTTGATCTCGTCTTTGTCCTGATATTTTTCATCTCGATACTCGTTGTGCTGCTCTCATTTCTCAGTAAAGATGAGATTCATCCCGACAATCTCGATGATACTGCAGAGAGCATGGTTGTTGTCTAG